A DNA window from Mus pahari chromosome 13, PAHARI_EIJ_v1.1, whole genome shotgun sequence contains the following coding sequences:
- the Pold2 gene encoding DNA polymerase delta subunit 2 → MFSEQAAQRAHTLLSPPSASNATFARVPVATYTNSSQPFRLGERSFNRQYAHIYATRLIQMRPFLVSRAQQRWGSRVEVKKLCELQPGEQCCVVGTLFKAMPLQPSILREISEEHNLIPQPPRSKYIHPDDELVLEDELQRIKLKGTIDMSKLVTGTVLAVLGSAKDDGKFQVEDHCFADLAPQKPVPPLDTDRFVLLVSGLGLGGGGGESLLGTQLLVDVVTGQLGDEGEQCSAAHVSRVILAGNLLSHNTQSRDSINKAKYLTKKTQAASVEAVKMLDEILLQLSASVPVDVMPGEFDPTNYTLPQQPLHPCMFPLATAYSTLQLVTNPYQATIDGVRFLGTSGQNVSDIFRYSSMEDYLEILEWTLRVRHISPTAPDTLGCYPFYKTDPFIFPECPHVYFCGNTPSFGSKIIRGPEDQVVLLVAVPDFSSTQTACLVNLRSLACQPISFAGFGAEQEDLEDLGLGP, encoded by the exons ATGTTCTCAGAGCAGGCGGCACAGAGGGCCCACACTCTGCTCTCCCCGCCCTCCGCCAGCAATGCCACCTTTGCCCGGGTACCTGTGGCAACTTACACCAACTCCTCACAACCCTTCCGACTGGGAGAGCGCAGCTTTAACCGGCAGTACGCCCATATTTATGCCACCCGCCTCATCCAGATGAGACCGTTCCTGGTGAGCCGGGCGCAGCAACGCTGGG GCAGCCGAGTTGAAGTGAAGAAGTTGTGTGAGCTGCAGCCCGGGGAGCAGTGCTGTGTGGTGGGCACGCTGTTCAAAGCCATGCCCCTCCAACCCTCCATCCTGCGGGAGATCAGCGAGGAG CACAACCTGATCCCCCAGCCTCCTCGGAGCAAATACATCCACCCGGATGACGAGCTGGTCTTAGAAGATGAGCTGCAGCGTATCAAACTGAAAGGCACCATTGACATGTCAAAGCTGGTCACAG GAACGGTCTTGGCCGTGTTGGGCTCTGCGAAAGACGACGGCAAGTTTCAGGTTGAAGACCACTGCTTTGCTGACCTGGCTCCACAGAAGCCGGTACCCCCACTTGACACAGACAG ATTCGTGCTACTGGTATCCGGACTGGGCCTGGGCGGCGGTGGCGGGGAGAGCCTCCTGGGCACCCAGCTGCTGGTGGACGTGGTGACGGGACAGCTTGGGGACGAAGGAGAACAGTGCAGTGCTGCCCATGTCTCTCGAGTCATCCTCGCAGGCAACCTGCTCAGCCATAACACCCAGAGCAGAGACTCCATCAACAAG GCCAAATACCTCACCAAGAAAACCCAGGCAGCCAGCGTGGAGGCAGTCAAAATGCTGGACGAGATCCTTCTGCAACTGAGC GCCTCGGTACCCGTGGATGTGATGCCAGGCGAGTTTGATCCGACCAACTATACACTCCCGCAGCAGCCCCTGCACCCCTGCATGTTCCCGCTGGCCACTGCCTACTCCACACTCCAGCTGGTCACCAACCCATACCAAGCCACCATTGATGGAGTAAG GTTCCTGGGGACGTCTGGACAGAATGTGAGTGATATCTTCCGGTATAGCAGCATGGAAGACTACTTAGAGATCCTAGAGTGGACCCTGCGGGTTCGTCACATCAGCCCCACGGCTCCAGACACTCTAG GGTGCTACCCCTTCTACAAAACCGATCCGTTCATCTTTCCGGAATGCCCTCATGTCTACTTCTGTGGCAACACCCCCAGCTTTGGTTCCAAAATCATCCGAG GTCCTGAGGACCAGGTAGTGTTGTTGGTGGCTGTTCCTGACTTCAGCTCCACCCAGACGGCCTGCCTGGTGAACCTACGCAGCCTGGCTTGCCAGCCTATCAGCTTCGCGGGCTTCGGGGCGGAGCAGGAGGACCTGGAGGACCTGGGGCTGGGTCCCTAG
- the Aebp1 gene encoding adipocyte enhancer-binding protein 1 isoform X1 gives MAPVRTASLLCGLLALLALCPEGSPQTVLTDDEIEEFLEGFLSELETQSPPREDDVEVQPLPEPTQRPRKSKAGGKQRADAEVPPEKNKDKEKKGKKDKGPKATKHLEGSARPTKKPKEKPPKATKKPKEKPPKATKKPKEKPPKATKKPKEKPPKATKRPSAGKKFSTVAPLETLERLLPSPSNPSAQELPQERDRTFPNVWQGQGEETQVEAKQHRPEPEEETEMPTLDYNDQIEREDYEDFEYIRRQKQPRPTPSRKRLWPERPEEKTEEPEETKEVEPPLKPLLPPDYGDSYLIPNYDDLDYYFPHPPPQKPDAGQEVDEEKEEMKKPKKEGSSPKEDTEDKWTVEKNKDHKAGPRKGEELEEEWAPVEKIKCPPIGMESHRIEDNQIRASSMLRHGLGAQRGRLNMQAGANEDDYYDGAWCAEDESQTQWIEVDTRRTTRFTGVITQGRDSSIHDDFVTTFFVGFSNDSQTWVMYTNGYEEMTFHGNVDKDTPVLSELPEPVVARFIRIYPLTWNGSLCMRLEVLGCPVTPVYSYYAQNEVVTTDSLDFRHHSYKDMRQLMKAVNEECPTITRTYSLGKSSRGLKIYAMEISDNPGEHELGEPEFRYTAGIHGNEVLGRELLLLLMQYLCQEYRDGNPRVRNLVQDTRIHLVPSLNPDGYEVAAQMGSEFGNWALGLWTEEGFDIFEDFPDLNSVLWAAEEKKWVPYRVPNNNLPIPERYLSPDATVSTEVRAIISWMEKNPFVLGANLNGGERLVSYPYDMARTPSQEQLLAEALAAARGEDDDGVSEAQETPDHAIFRWLAISFASAHLTMTEPYRGGCQAQDYTSGMGIVNGAKWNPRSGTFNDFSYLHTNCLELSVYLGCDKFPHESELPREWENNKEALLTFMEQVHRGIKGVVTDEQGVPIANATISVSGINHGVKTASGGDYWRILNPGEYRVTAHAEGYTSSAKICNVDYDIGATQCNFILARSNWKRIREILAMNGNRPILRVDPSRPMTPQQRRMQQRRLQYRLRMREQMRLRRLNSTAGPATSLAPAPTPPPSPTPAITSRPWEVLPTTTAGWEESETETYTEVVTEFETEYGTDLEVEGIEEEEEEEEMDTGLTFPFTTVETYTVNFGDF, from the exons ATGGCTCCGGTGCGCACCGCATCCCTGCTCTGCGGCCTCCTGGCACTGCTGGCGCTGTGCCCCGAGGGGAGCCCACAGACAGTGCTGACGGACGACGAGATCGAGGAGTTCCTCGAAGGCTTCCTTTCGGAGCTGGAGACCCAGTCCCCGCCCCGGGAAGACGACGTGGAAGTCCAGCCGCTTCCCGAACCCACCCAGCGTCCCCGCAAATCCAAGGCAGGGGGCAAGCAGCGGGCAGATGCAGAAG TCCCTccagaaaagaacaaagacaaagaaaagaaaggaaagaaggacaaAGGCCCCAAAGCCACAAAACACCTGGAGGGCTCTGCCAGGCCCACCAAGAAACCGAAGGAGAAGCCACCCAAGGCCACCAAGAAGCCCAAAGAGAAGCCACCCAAGGCCACCAAGAAGCCCAAGGAGAAGCCACCCAAGGCCACCAAGAAGCCTAAGGAGAAGCCACCCAAGGCCACTAAGAGACCCTCGGCAGGAAAGAAGTTCTCAACTGTGGCCCCCTTAGAAACACTGGAGCGGTTACTCCCCTCACCCTCCAACCCCAGCGCCCAGGAGCTACCACAGGAGAGAG ACAGAACCTTCCCAAACGTCTGGCAAGGTCAAGGAGAAGAGACCCAGGTGGAGGCCAAGCAGCACCGGCCGG AGCCAGAGGAGGAGACGGAGATGCCCACACTCGACTACAATGACCAGATAGAGAGGGAAGATTACGAGGACT TTGAGTACATCCGTCGCCAGAAGCAGCCCAGGCCAACACCCAGCAGGAAGAGGCTCTGGCCAGAGCGCCCCGAGGAGAAGACCGAAGAGCCAGAGGAAACAAAGGAAGTTG AGCCACCTCTGAAGCCCCTGCTGCCTCCGGACTATGGGGATAGCTACTTGATCCCCAACTATGATGACT TGGACTATTATTTCCCCCACCCTCCACCGCAGAAGCCTGATGCTGGACAAGAGGTGGAcgaggaaaaggaagagatga AGAAGCCCAAAAAGGAGGGCAGTAGCCCCAAGGAGGACACAGAGGACAAGTGGACCGTGGAGAAAAACAAGGACCACAAAG caggGCCCCGGAAGGgcgaggagctggaggaggagtgggcaCCAGTGGAGAAAATCA AGTGCCCGCCTATTGGGATGGAGTCACACCGTATTGAGGACAACCAGATCCGTGCCTCCTCTATGCTGCGCCATGGCCTCGGAGCCCAGCGGGGCCGGCTCAACATGCAG GCTGGTGCCAACGAAGATGACTACTATGACGGGGCATGGTGTGCAGAGGACGAGTCGCAGACCCAGTGGATAGAGGTGGACACCCGAAGGACGACTCGGTTCACGGGCGTCATCACTCAGGGCCGGGACTCCAGCATCCA TGACGACTTCGTGACTACCTTCTTCGTGGGCTTCAGCAATGACAGCCAGACCTGGGTGATGTACACCAATGGCTACGAGGAAATG ACCTTCCATGGGAATGTGGACAAGGACACACCCGTGCTGAGCGAGCTCCCCGAGCCAGTTGTGGCCCGTTTCATCCGCATCTATCCACTCACTTGGAACGGTAGCCTGTGCATGCGCCTGGAGGTGCTGGGCTGCCCCGTGACCC CTGTCTACAGCTACTACGCACAGAACGAGGTGGTAACTACGGACAGCCTGGACTTCCGGCACCACAGCTACAAGGACATGCGTCAG CTGATGAAGGCTGTCAATGAGGAGTGTCCCACAATCACCCGCACCTACAGCCTGGGCAAGAGTTCACGAGGGCTCAAGATCTACGCGATGGAAATCTCGGACAACCCTGGGGAACATGAGCTGG GGGAGCCCGAGTTCCGCTACACAGCTGGGATCCACGGCAATGAGGTGCTAGGCCGagagctcctgctcctcctcatgCAGTACCTGTGCCAGGAGTACCGCGATGGGAACCCGAGAGTGCGCAACCTGGTGCAGGACACGCGCATCCACCTGGTGCCCTCGCTGAACCCTGATGGCTATGAGGTGGCAGCGCAGATG GGCTCAGAGTTTGGGAACTGGGCACTGGGGCTGTGGACCGAGGAGGGCTTTGACATCTTCGAGGACTTCCCAGATCTCAACTCTGTGCTCTGGGCAGCTGAGGAGAAGAAATGGGTCCCCTACAGGGTCCCGAACAATAACTTGCCAATCCCCGAACGTTACCTGTCCCCAGATGCCACG GTCTCCACAGAAGTCCGGGCCATTATTTCCTGGATGGAGAAGAACCCCTTTGTGCTGGGTGCAAATCTGAACGGTGGTGAGCGGCTTGTGTCTTACCCCTATGACATGGCCCGGACACCTAGCCAGGAGCAGCTGTTGGCTGAGGCACTGGCAGCTGCCCGTGGAGAAGATGATGACGGGGTATCTGAGGCCCAGGAGACTCCGGATCACGCCATTTTCCGCTGGCTGGCCATCTCGTTTGCCTCTGCCCACCTCACCATGACGGAGCCCTACCGAGGAGGGTGCCAAGCCCAGGACTACACCAGCGGCATGGGCATTGTCAACGGGGCCAAGTGGAATCCTCGCTCTGGGA cTTTCAATGACTTCAGCTACCTGCACACAAACTGTCTGGAGCTCTCCGTATACCTGGGCTGTGACAAGTTCCCCCACGAGAGCGAGCTGCCCCGAGAGTGGGAGAACAACAAAGAAGCGTTGCTCACCTTCATGGAGCAG GTGCACCGTGGCATTAAGGGCGTGGTGACAGATGAGCAAGGCGTCCCCATTGCCAATGCCACCATCTCCGTGAGTGGCATCAACCACGGCGTGAAGACAG CAAGTGGAGGTGACTACTGGCGCATTCTGAACCCGGGTGAGTACCGTGTGACAGCTCATGCAGAGGGTTACACCTCGAGTGCCAAGATCTGCAACGTGGACTACGATATTGGGGCCACCCAGTGCAACTTTATCCTGGCTCGATCCAATTGGAAGCGCATTCGGGAGATCTTGGCTATGAACGGGAACCGTCCCATTCTCCGAGTTGACCCCTCACGACCCATGACCCCCCAACAGCGGCGCATGCAGCAGCGCCGTCTACAGTACCGGCTCCGCATGAGGGAACAGATGCGGCTGCGTCGCCTCAATTCTACAGCAGGCCCTGCCACAAGCCTCGCTCCTGCCCCTACgcctcccccttcccctacacCAGCCATTACCTCGAGGCCTTGGGAAGTTCTACCTACTACTACCGCAGGCTGGGAGGAGTCGGAGACTGAGACCTACACAGAAGTAGTGACAGAGTTTGAGACAGAGTATGGGACTGACCTAGAGGTGGAGgggatagaggaggaggaggaggaggaagagatggacaCAGGCCTCACATTTCCATTCACAACAGTGGAGACCTACACGGTGAACTTTGGGGACTTCTGA
- the Aebp1 gene encoding adipocyte enhancer-binding protein 1 isoform X2, with the protein MAPVRTASLLCGLLALLALCPEGSPQTVLTDDEIEEFLEGFLSELETQSPPREDDVEVQPLPEPTQRPRKSKAGGKQRADAEVPPEKNKDKEKKGKKDKGPKATKHLEGSARPTKKPKEKPPKATKKPKEKPPKATKKPKEKPPKATKKPKEKPPKATKRPSAGKKFSTVAPLETLERLLPSPSNPSAQELPQERDRTFPNVWQGQGEETQVEAKQHRPEPEEETEMPTLDYNDQIEREDYEDFEYIRRQKQPRPTPSRKRLWPERPEEKTEEPEETKEVEPPLKPLLPPDYGDSYLIPNYDDLDYYFPHPPPQKPDAGQEVDEEKEEMKKPKKEGSSPKEDTEDKWTVEKNKDHKGPRKGEELEEEWAPVEKIKCPPIGMESHRIEDNQIRASSMLRHGLGAQRGRLNMQAGANEDDYYDGAWCAEDESQTQWIEVDTRRTTRFTGVITQGRDSSIHDDFVTTFFVGFSNDSQTWVMYTNGYEEMTFHGNVDKDTPVLSELPEPVVARFIRIYPLTWNGSLCMRLEVLGCPVTPVYSYYAQNEVVTTDSLDFRHHSYKDMRQLMKAVNEECPTITRTYSLGKSSRGLKIYAMEISDNPGEHELGEPEFRYTAGIHGNEVLGRELLLLLMQYLCQEYRDGNPRVRNLVQDTRIHLVPSLNPDGYEVAAQMGSEFGNWALGLWTEEGFDIFEDFPDLNSVLWAAEEKKWVPYRVPNNNLPIPERYLSPDATVSTEVRAIISWMEKNPFVLGANLNGGERLVSYPYDMARTPSQEQLLAEALAAARGEDDDGVSEAQETPDHAIFRWLAISFASAHLTMTEPYRGGCQAQDYTSGMGIVNGAKWNPRSGTFNDFSYLHTNCLELSVYLGCDKFPHESELPREWENNKEALLTFMEQVHRGIKGVVTDEQGVPIANATISVSGINHGVKTASGGDYWRILNPGEYRVTAHAEGYTSSAKICNVDYDIGATQCNFILARSNWKRIREILAMNGNRPILRVDPSRPMTPQQRRMQQRRLQYRLRMREQMRLRRLNSTAGPATSLAPAPTPPPSPTPAITSRPWEVLPTTTAGWEESETETYTEVVTEFETEYGTDLEVEGIEEEEEEEEMDTGLTFPFTTVETYTVNFGDF; encoded by the exons ATGGCTCCGGTGCGCACCGCATCCCTGCTCTGCGGCCTCCTGGCACTGCTGGCGCTGTGCCCCGAGGGGAGCCCACAGACAGTGCTGACGGACGACGAGATCGAGGAGTTCCTCGAAGGCTTCCTTTCGGAGCTGGAGACCCAGTCCCCGCCCCGGGAAGACGACGTGGAAGTCCAGCCGCTTCCCGAACCCACCCAGCGTCCCCGCAAATCCAAGGCAGGGGGCAAGCAGCGGGCAGATGCAGAAG TCCCTccagaaaagaacaaagacaaagaaaagaaaggaaagaaggacaaAGGCCCCAAAGCCACAAAACACCTGGAGGGCTCTGCCAGGCCCACCAAGAAACCGAAGGAGAAGCCACCCAAGGCCACCAAGAAGCCCAAAGAGAAGCCACCCAAGGCCACCAAGAAGCCCAAGGAGAAGCCACCCAAGGCCACCAAGAAGCCTAAGGAGAAGCCACCCAAGGCCACTAAGAGACCCTCGGCAGGAAAGAAGTTCTCAACTGTGGCCCCCTTAGAAACACTGGAGCGGTTACTCCCCTCACCCTCCAACCCCAGCGCCCAGGAGCTACCACAGGAGAGAG ACAGAACCTTCCCAAACGTCTGGCAAGGTCAAGGAGAAGAGACCCAGGTGGAGGCCAAGCAGCACCGGCCGG AGCCAGAGGAGGAGACGGAGATGCCCACACTCGACTACAATGACCAGATAGAGAGGGAAGATTACGAGGACT TTGAGTACATCCGTCGCCAGAAGCAGCCCAGGCCAACACCCAGCAGGAAGAGGCTCTGGCCAGAGCGCCCCGAGGAGAAGACCGAAGAGCCAGAGGAAACAAAGGAAGTTG AGCCACCTCTGAAGCCCCTGCTGCCTCCGGACTATGGGGATAGCTACTTGATCCCCAACTATGATGACT TGGACTATTATTTCCCCCACCCTCCACCGCAGAAGCCTGATGCTGGACAAGAGGTGGAcgaggaaaaggaagagatga AGAAGCCCAAAAAGGAGGGCAGTAGCCCCAAGGAGGACACAGAGGACAAGTGGACCGTGGAGAAAAACAAGGACCACAAAG gGCCCCGGAAGGgcgaggagctggaggaggagtgggcaCCAGTGGAGAAAATCA AGTGCCCGCCTATTGGGATGGAGTCACACCGTATTGAGGACAACCAGATCCGTGCCTCCTCTATGCTGCGCCATGGCCTCGGAGCCCAGCGGGGCCGGCTCAACATGCAG GCTGGTGCCAACGAAGATGACTACTATGACGGGGCATGGTGTGCAGAGGACGAGTCGCAGACCCAGTGGATAGAGGTGGACACCCGAAGGACGACTCGGTTCACGGGCGTCATCACTCAGGGCCGGGACTCCAGCATCCA TGACGACTTCGTGACTACCTTCTTCGTGGGCTTCAGCAATGACAGCCAGACCTGGGTGATGTACACCAATGGCTACGAGGAAATG ACCTTCCATGGGAATGTGGACAAGGACACACCCGTGCTGAGCGAGCTCCCCGAGCCAGTTGTGGCCCGTTTCATCCGCATCTATCCACTCACTTGGAACGGTAGCCTGTGCATGCGCCTGGAGGTGCTGGGCTGCCCCGTGACCC CTGTCTACAGCTACTACGCACAGAACGAGGTGGTAACTACGGACAGCCTGGACTTCCGGCACCACAGCTACAAGGACATGCGTCAG CTGATGAAGGCTGTCAATGAGGAGTGTCCCACAATCACCCGCACCTACAGCCTGGGCAAGAGTTCACGAGGGCTCAAGATCTACGCGATGGAAATCTCGGACAACCCTGGGGAACATGAGCTGG GGGAGCCCGAGTTCCGCTACACAGCTGGGATCCACGGCAATGAGGTGCTAGGCCGagagctcctgctcctcctcatgCAGTACCTGTGCCAGGAGTACCGCGATGGGAACCCGAGAGTGCGCAACCTGGTGCAGGACACGCGCATCCACCTGGTGCCCTCGCTGAACCCTGATGGCTATGAGGTGGCAGCGCAGATG GGCTCAGAGTTTGGGAACTGGGCACTGGGGCTGTGGACCGAGGAGGGCTTTGACATCTTCGAGGACTTCCCAGATCTCAACTCTGTGCTCTGGGCAGCTGAGGAGAAGAAATGGGTCCCCTACAGGGTCCCGAACAATAACTTGCCAATCCCCGAACGTTACCTGTCCCCAGATGCCACG GTCTCCACAGAAGTCCGGGCCATTATTTCCTGGATGGAGAAGAACCCCTTTGTGCTGGGTGCAAATCTGAACGGTGGTGAGCGGCTTGTGTCTTACCCCTATGACATGGCCCGGACACCTAGCCAGGAGCAGCTGTTGGCTGAGGCACTGGCAGCTGCCCGTGGAGAAGATGATGACGGGGTATCTGAGGCCCAGGAGACTCCGGATCACGCCATTTTCCGCTGGCTGGCCATCTCGTTTGCCTCTGCCCACCTCACCATGACGGAGCCCTACCGAGGAGGGTGCCAAGCCCAGGACTACACCAGCGGCATGGGCATTGTCAACGGGGCCAAGTGGAATCCTCGCTCTGGGA cTTTCAATGACTTCAGCTACCTGCACACAAACTGTCTGGAGCTCTCCGTATACCTGGGCTGTGACAAGTTCCCCCACGAGAGCGAGCTGCCCCGAGAGTGGGAGAACAACAAAGAAGCGTTGCTCACCTTCATGGAGCAG GTGCACCGTGGCATTAAGGGCGTGGTGACAGATGAGCAAGGCGTCCCCATTGCCAATGCCACCATCTCCGTGAGTGGCATCAACCACGGCGTGAAGACAG CAAGTGGAGGTGACTACTGGCGCATTCTGAACCCGGGTGAGTACCGTGTGACAGCTCATGCAGAGGGTTACACCTCGAGTGCCAAGATCTGCAACGTGGACTACGATATTGGGGCCACCCAGTGCAACTTTATCCTGGCTCGATCCAATTGGAAGCGCATTCGGGAGATCTTGGCTATGAACGGGAACCGTCCCATTCTCCGAGTTGACCCCTCACGACCCATGACCCCCCAACAGCGGCGCATGCAGCAGCGCCGTCTACAGTACCGGCTCCGCATGAGGGAACAGATGCGGCTGCGTCGCCTCAATTCTACAGCAGGCCCTGCCACAAGCCTCGCTCCTGCCCCTACgcctcccccttcccctacacCAGCCATTACCTCGAGGCCTTGGGAAGTTCTACCTACTACTACCGCAGGCTGGGAGGAGTCGGAGACTGAGACCTACACAGAAGTAGTGACAGAGTTTGAGACAGAGTATGGGACTGACCTAGAGGTGGAGgggatagaggaggaggaggaggaggaagagatggacaCAGGCCTCACATTTCCATTCACAACAGTGGAGACCTACACGGTGAACTTTGGGGACTTCTGA